TGTACTCCTATGTATGTTTACCTTCACCTGTAACTTATTCTAAAATGTTGCCTTTTAACTATTTTCGTTAAAACCAATATAAATTTTTTCAAAATCAGTGGGGAGGTTAGATCAGTTTATTAAATTTACAGTTTaaacaaaaattacaaaaatcCTCATCAAAATAATATTTGGAACTAATTTAGATTATATAAATTTACCACTTATGAACTGCTTGGTTAACAAGTGATATTACACAGTCTTTTCTACAATATTTGTCTTATGTAGTTTGTAAAAACTCATTGATCAATTCAAATACATTGTGTTTTATCCAAATAATGTCTTATTTTATGTTGTGTATAAATTTTCAAACTATTCTGTTTGAGGGAATGGAGGAGTTAGCCAACACCTAACCCAAAATTATTTGTACAACAGAGAAGTTAGGTTAACAAAGGAAGTGACTCTACTTGGCTTTTACTTTGATGTGACAATCATAATACAGATCAACCAAATGCACACATCTCTGATTTGCTGCTACAAGCAGGTAAATAGACAAACTATAGTACAATGCACTACAAATTTACATTAGTGTATAAAAGTGGATCATGAAAAACAAACATGTTCTACTTTGTACTAACAACCTTTACCCCATTTCAAGTAAAAGAATGATTGCCTTCATCACAGGATTCTTTAGTGCAGATATGCAACAAGTCAATCCTACAGTCCTTACACAGCCAGGACACTCATTTAAGGTTGCAAGTCTTGCTTACTTAATGAAAACAGGATCAGCCCCCGACACTCACTATAGGAGGATTTAGTGGTTAGGATAGAGTTCTGTGAGGCACAGCTGAGGCCAATCCCAGGGTTTAATGGGGCCAGTTTGGCCCCTGGCATTAGGAAAGCTTTGGTTGCTCTAAACTTTTAATTGTGTGTCAGGCGGGGAAATAACTGCATCCAGGTGGTACATCCCAATCACACCCTCCTCCCTACCGGCATACTTCTGTGCTAGTGTCGCTGAGATATCATAGCCACCCCTACAGCAGGAAGAGGAATACAACTGTGACCATTTTGGGACATCTTAATAGACCCTTTGTGAAGGGAGAATGGGCCAGAATCCTGACAGTTTAATCTTTAAGATAAAAAAAGTGGTCTTAAAGATAAAAGCATACACTTTCTCAAATGAAAGAGCTACTATTTCTTATATACAGTTACTAAAGTGCTTCACTGCTTAGCCAAGAATTGAAACATGAATTATTAGGTACATCAATTTTAAcaaggtttgtttttttctgtacaGTTAAGTCAGTACATAGGAAGAGAAACAATGAATTATAAAACACTATCTTTATGGTATAACTTACTGATAAAGTGAAAATTGAGTACAGAGtgcaagttaaaataaaaaagcttttTCTTTATCGCGGCATAAGTCCTTAATTTGCCATAATATTCAAACACCTGTATTCAAGCACATTAAAACAGATTTAATAAGCTATACTATTTCAGATTGCTATTATGATACAAAGTGTTTGTTCTACATGTTCAACAAAAAGTTAGTGAACAGATGGATAAACAATGCAAGTAATAGTTTACCTGAAAGTTCCATTTAACTCCCTATCAAGCAGACTAGCTTCAGACTCCCTTTAACCACATCAGAAAGACTATCTTAAAAACTTTGTACTAATTGTGTTTAATGGGACAATTTAACTGAACAGAGGCCAAATGAATGTGCTTAATTTAATTGGAGGAAGAAATCTCTAACTCGCAGACATCCTTTCAATGTATCTATTGTTAAGCACACCAGATTCTATTTTCTAATTTAATCTAACATTGTCATTCAAACACTTCATTTTAGCCTATATGCAGTTAATTTTAAATTTCTCAAGTTTAATGAAGTTTTGATGCTTTACTTTATAATTTCTTATTTGCATAGTAAGCAACATCTTGATCTAACCAGTTTTGACCATATAGTAATACTTTCTATAGCTAGTTTACCAAGTAGGCATCATATCAGGGAACCACATTCTTCCAAGGTGTTTGGAGACTTCTGAATGAATTTGATCCAGGTTGTAATCATTATCTGGAATTAGTACCTCCTCCATAATAGAAAGCTGTGTGAGCCTCCCTCCACACATCTTTACAAACTCAATGAAACCTCTGCAGGTAACCTCACATTCACCAAGGCCCATCGCTGTTAGGTTCTTACAGCGTTCAGCAATGCAAATGAGTTCATCGTCCAGTGGCTGAAGTCCATTAGCACACACCACCAATTCAATCAACCTGGGGCAGTTCATTCCAATACGACCTAACATCGCTTTGCTTACTGCACGACCAAAGTAAAGGTGCGTAACAGGAGTTTCTTCTCTGAAAAATGCATCAAATTCCTCTTCATATAAAAAGAAGTACATCACAATATTGACTTTGGGGGAGTGCTTAACAAGTGCATCCCAACTTTGCTTTTTAATAGTATGAAATTCAATTTGTCCAGGATTTTCACTCACAACATCTATGCGAAGATGTTCAAGGTTAACATGTTTCTCACTTGAAAGAGCCAGCAGCAGTTCATCACTTAGTATGTAATAATTCAAAGCCAGTTCCCTAAGGCCATGACACTGGTCAGCAACACAAAGAATTCCTAagacaaaaaaattgaaatacatAAATTGCATATATTTCTTTTATAAAGTACAGTATATATTTGTAAACTTAGCTTAAATTATAACATTTTATTCAAGCCACTAAACCATGTGTAATTCTTTTTAGCATACCCATATTCCAGAACAATGTCTAATATTTCCAGAAAAGCAATTCTAATAGAAAGGGTTGGTTTTGTAGGTTGCGAGGAAGTTCAAAGCTGTCAGCTTTATAATAGTTCGTATTTGATGGCACCCCTAATGCTGTCAAACAAATCTCTTGATTAAAAGAGTTAGtgtaaaatataaaatgaagctcTACTGTGAAAAATAGCTAAATAAATATGGAATTTTCTTACTCCACGGTTCTGCTTCTTTTGTGCGTTCGTATCTGCTTATTTTAGTGATTATTTTCCTCCTACtgctttttactcctgttagtCCTAGAATGTGCCTACATCTGTGAGAGTGCGCACTGAATTTTAGCCTATTTGTATACCAACAGAACTGCTTACTAAATTTCATTGTCATACTTGTAAAAAGCCACTGAACGCAATGAATAGGGACCAGTATTACTGAGGCATAATCTGAAGAAAACGAGTTGTACATCTGTTAGTAAGGGAACAATTTGGTCCACAGAAGCTTTAACTAGTAATGATATTTAAGaatacagtttgatttttagttgTGCAAACGGCAACTAAACTGGCATTTAAAAGCCTCAATACACAACTGAATTCATTTAATATTTATGTTGAGAAAAACAGAGCCTCACAAACTTTGTTAAGTCATTTTAAGATGTTTTTAGACTCAGAATATGCAGAGTTTGTCATTGATAAAGTTATGACCATACATAAATGCATAATATTTACAATACCTTACATAATTCAGAAAATTCAATGTTATCTAATTTCCCACCACAAATTTGTATTAAAGCTTCTTTTGCACTGCATTACTTGATTTTAACAACAAAGCCACATAAAGTTACGTTTTTTCAATGAACAGAGATACAGGTACTGTACATGCTCATGTTAGCTTGAGTATATTATAGAACAGAAGTTGATTAGTTTAGAAAATACTGTGCATGCTATGAGCAGTTCATGAATTTTAATATTTACAACTTCACTATTTCAAGCAAAATTTCTTCACACAGCAAGAGTCATGTCCTTTATACTTATGTCACAGAAAGAGACAGTACTATATATTAACAAGTACTTGATTTCATGTTGGGCTAAGTGCACGGAaggtttacatttttttttaatctaaaatttACTTCTTTACAGAAGTAAAACAAAGCATTAGACTGATTGAAACAGTATGAACGAATcccaaaaacaggaataaaaccagAAAAATTTAAAGTAATATGAAAGGTATATCAATACTATTCTGCTTTCCTTTCACTATGATTACTCCAAAAACGCTTGACATTAAAGACCACATTTTTCCACGCTGTAGACAACTGAGACTAGTCAAGTGGAAGGTTTACATACCATATTTGAACTGAGAATTTGCATGAAAGATTTTAAGTAGAAGAATAATTTATTCCAAATGTTAAGTACCTGAAAACAGGTTAACAGAAATGCATCCTCAACAGTAACTACTGCATTACtacttcctttaaaaaacaacaaacagattTACTACTCACCAGCAGGTGACACATGAGGACAGCTGCTCATTTTTAGCAGTTTTAGAGTATCGCTATTGTTAGCAACAAGAACCTTCAAAGATGGATCATCAACTGGTGTGTCATCAATTTTGATGGATGATAATGACTTGGAGTTTACAAAAACAACTGTCAGTGCTGATGCAAAATGAGCCTGTTcagagaaaaggggggggggggggcagaagttATCCTTCAGTGGACATTTAATGTTGTTATATCCATAGCATAGTTGATTGAACTTTTGGCTCAAGGTAGAACCATTAGTTTGGCCTTACATGGGCTGAAGGGGTAAAATAATTAGCATAATTATAAATTCTTATTTAATCAATCCCCTAAGTTATGTAATAAAGAATATAGTACTTATTCACAAACTAGGGGTTATTTTAATGCTTACAGTGAACACAAGCAGTTCTGCCCTCTTCCCCATTTCCCCtcttttcaagaaaaaaaaaaacacatgaagACAATGAGGAGCTTGAAGTAGCTACACAATACCAGTAAGTAAAAATatcaaattaagaaaaaaaaaattcatcaagAAACTGAACTGAGATCTCTCAGGACTAACATTTGATGGAGTGATAAATGAACCCTAGCTCACTGAGAGGAAAAAAGGGAAGGATATACTTACATATGTAAAATTAAGTATTGTAGCACCTCACTTCTGGAGATCTGATTCATACCACTACAATTTTGGAGTCCtgaatagggctgtcaagcgattaaataaatggtattctattgtttcacagtgtgattaatcatgattttttaaaaaaactattttttgatattttctacatttttatttcagttataacagaatacaaagtttacagtgctcacttattctttattacaaatatttgtactgtaaaaaaagaaatagtatttttcaattcacctaatacaagtactgtagtgcaatctctttatcatgagggttgaacttacaaatgtagaattatatacaaaaaagacCTGCATTCaaacataaaacaatgtaaaactttagagcctacaagtccaattaGTCCTGTTccttgttcagtcaatcactcagacaaacaagtttatttacatttgccgAAGATAATGATGCtgcttgtttataatgtcacctgaaagtgagaacaggcatttgcatggcactgttgtagctggcgtcacgatatttacatgccagatgtgctaaagttTCATATGTCCATGGGCGGCGGGTATAATAGGCTATGGGAAGCTCTGCCTCCCCCAATGCGGCCACGGCTACTGGACCCCCGGCTGCATGATTTGGCGGtgaagtttttgctttattatgccccatgcaggttccagggtggcagAGGCGGCACATATCACCTCCTCTGCCACCCCGGAGTCCGCATGGGCATATCAGAAAGTGTCTTCTATGGATGCTTTTCCCCTGGGCCATGGGCAGGTTGGGTCTGAGGAGGGAAGGCGAGGCATTATCGCGGCAAGCCCCGAGCTCCTCCAGGCTTCGTTGGGGCTTCTGCCAGCCTGGCCCAGGCGTgcgagattgagagagagagagctaagGGGGAGCTCTGGTGCAGCTGACCTGGGGCTCCTCTAGTCAAGGAGGGGAGGGCACAGGGGGGGTCTCATGGCTCTGGCCATGGACggaaggggcagagctgagggctagcctccccagagTGG
Above is a genomic segment from Mauremys reevesii isolate NIE-2019 linkage group 8, ASM1616193v1, whole genome shotgun sequence containing:
- the LOC120369981 gene encoding F-box/LRR-repeat protein 21-like; this encodes MKRIRHTVKTENPILQAPQRSKKQKTFFYGSSFGKSHLQTLMDWGTLPLHVVLHIFQFLPLVDRARASSVCRRWNEVFHIPDLWRKFEFELNQPATSYLKSTHPDLIQQIIKRHADDLQYVSFKVDSSTESAEAACDILSQLVNCSIKTLGLISTAKPSFMNVSKAHFASALTVVFVNSKSLSSIKIDDTPVDDPSLKVLVANNSDTLKLLKMSSCPHVSPAGILCVADQCHGLRELALNYYILSDELLLALSSEKHVNLEHLRIDVVSENPGQIEFHTIKKQSWDALVKHSPKVNIVMYFFLYEEEFDAFFREETPVTHLYFGRAVSKAMLGRIGMNCPRLIELVVCANGLQPLDDELICIAERCKNLTAMGLGECEVTCRGFIEFVKMCGGRLTQLSIMEEVLIPDNDYNLDQIHSEVSKHLGRMWFPDMMPTW